The proteins below come from a single Malus domestica chromosome 03, GDT2T_hap1 genomic window:
- the LOC103424152 gene encoding uncharacterized protein isoform X2, protein MMSEPPFRPREKIYEKQKMFQSIHKHTYLKGPYDKITSVAIPAALAASSLFLIARGIYNLSHGIGKKEDAA, encoded by the exons AT GATGTCAGAACCACCCTTCCGACCACGCGAGAAGATCTATGAGAAGCAAAAGATGTTCCAAAGCATCCACAAGCACACATACCTGAAGGGACCGTATGATAAGATTACCTCTGTTGCCATTCCAGCTGCTTTAGCTGCTAGTTCATTGTTCCTTATT GCACGAGGGATCTACAACTTGTCACATGGGATTGGAAAGAAGGAAGATGCAGCATAG
- the LOC103424152 gene encoding uncharacterized protein isoform X3, giving the protein MSEPPFRPREKIYEKQKMFQSIHKHTYLKGPYDKITSVAIPAALAASSLFLIARGIYNLSHGIGKKEDAA; this is encoded by the exons ATGTCAGAACCACCCTTCCGACCACGCGAGAAGATCTATGAGAAGCAAAAGATGTTCCAAAGCATCCACAAGCACACATACCTGAAGGGACCGTATGATAAGATTACCTCTGTTGCCATTCCAGCTGCTTTAGCTGCTAGTTCATTGTTCCTTATT GCACGAGGGATCTACAACTTGTCACATGGGATTGGAAAGAAGGAAGATGCAGCATAG
- the LOC103424152 gene encoding uncharacterized protein isoform X1 has product MVLIHGIFGWCIFVGTSTHRTMRMSEPPFRPREKIYEKQKMFQSIHKHTYLKGPYDKITSVAIPAALAASSLFLIARGIYNLSHGIGKKEDAA; this is encoded by the exons ATGGTGCTTATTCACGGGATATTTGGGTGGTGCATTTTTGTTGGAACCTCTACCCATAGAACAATGAG GATGTCAGAACCACCCTTCCGACCACGCGAGAAGATCTATGAGAAGCAAAAGATGTTCCAAAGCATCCACAAGCACACATACCTGAAGGGACCGTATGATAAGATTACCTCTGTTGCCATTCCAGCTGCTTTAGCTGCTAGTTCATTGTTCCTTATT GCACGAGGGATCTACAACTTGTCACATGGGATTGGAAAGAAGGAAGATGCAGCATAG
- the LOC103424172 gene encoding LOW QUALITY PROTEIN: histone deacetylase 9 (The sequence of the model RefSeq protein was modified relative to this genomic sequence to represent the inferred CDS: substituted 1 base at 1 genomic stop codon): protein MRLKDKIAYFYDGDVGSVYFGPNHPMKPHRLCMTHHLVLSYDLHKKMEIYRPHKAYPVELAQFHSADHVEFLHRITPDTQHLFSNEMARYNLGEDCPVFDNLFEFCQIYAGGTIDAARRLNNKLCDIAINWAGGLHHAKKCEASGFCYSNDLVLGILELLKRHARVLYIDIDVHHGDGVEEAFYFTDRYIALKLEFYILISFVLQEVGERKGKFYAINVPLKDGIDDTSFSRLFNTIISKVVETYLPGAIVLQCGADSLAGDRLGCFNLSIDGHAECVKFVKKFNIPLLVTGGGGYTKENVARCWSVETGVLLDSELPNEIPDNEYIKYFSPDCLLRIPSGHIENLNSKSYLSTIKIQVLENLGCIQHAPSVQMQKRXVPPDFYIPDFDEDEQNPDERLDQHTQDKHIQRDDEYYEGDNDNDHNMEDM, encoded by the exons ATGCGTTTAAAGGATAAAATCGCCTATTTTTACGACG GGGATGTGGGTAGCGTCTACTTTGGGCCGAACCACCCCATGAAACCGCACCGGCTATGTATGACCCATCATCTCGTCCTCTCCTACGATCTCCACAAAAAGATGGAAATTTAT CGGCCGCATAAGGCGTATCCGGTGGAGCTTGCGCAATTCCATTCAGCTGACCATGTTGAGTTTCTGCACAGGATTACGCCCGACACCCAGCACTTGTTCTCGAATGAAATGGCAAGAT ATAATCTTGGAGAAGATTGCCCTGtatttgataacttatttgaaTTTTGTCAAATTTATGCTGGCGGAACAATAG ATGCTGCACGTAGGTTGAACAATAAACTTTGTGATATTGCTATCAATTGGGCTGGTGGACTACACCATGCCAAAAAGTGTGAGGCATCCGGATTTTGTTACAGCAATGACTTGGTCTTGGGGATCTTGGAGCTTCTAAAACGTCATGCCCGAGTATTGTATATTGACATAGATGTGCATCACGGTGATGGTGTAGAAGAAGCTTTCTATTTTACTGATAGGTACATAGCT TTGAAATTGGAATTTTATATATTAATATCATTCGTTTTGCAGGAAGTAGGAGAAAGAAAAGGCAAGTTTTATGCCATCAATGTCCCACTAAAAGATGGAATTGATGACACTAGCTTCAGTAGACTTTTCAACACT ATTATTTCTAAGGTTGTTGAGACATATCTACCAGGCGCGATAGTTCTCCAGTGTGGAGCAGATTCTCTTGCTGGAGACCGTTTGGGCTGCTTCAATCTCTCCATTGATG GCCATGCCGAATGTGTTAAGTTTGTGAAGAAATTTAATATACCCTTACTG GTTACAGGAGGTGGGGGATACACGAAAGAGAATGTTGCTCGGTGTTGGAGTGTTGAAACTGGGGTTCTTCTTGATTCAGAACTTCCCAATG AGATCCCAGATAATGAGTATATCAAGTATTTTTCTCCAGACTGCTTGTTGAGGATTCCAAGTGGGCATATA GAGAACCTAAATAGTAAATCGTATCTTAGCACAATTAAAATACAAGTCTTGGAAAATCTGGGTTGCATCCAACATGCTCCTAGTGTACAGATGCAAAAGAGGTAA GTTCCACCTGATTTCTATATTCCCGACTTTGATGAAGATGAGCAGAATCCTGATGAACGTCTGGATC AGCACACTCAAGACAAGCACATTCAGCGCGACGACGAATATTACGAAGGAGACAACGATAACGATCACAACATGGAAGATATGTAA